One region of Kytococcus sedentarius DSM 20547 genomic DNA includes:
- a CDS encoding ATP-binding cassette domain-containing protein translates to MSAAARVAGLSVRLPVSGGRSWVHAAHAVDLELHTGRVHALVGESGCGKSILASVLIGLLPAGTQVAGALEIAGHTLDPTDEAPWQHLRGHHVGLVPQSAATLLTPTRRVGPQVAETLRALSPEAHGLRGRSLDALVARHLKRVGLTARVARLYPHQLSGGMAARVAYVLATAGRPAVLLADEPTASLDAESREAVLDLLRSAADGGAAVLLITHDLASLGARTGRVDEVSVMYAGQVVDHGPAERLLAPPGPPQAPDDTTGPDPVARHAYTRALVSALPRYGLHPLGGAPPSLLDAVTPPSVDDRLAAGMGPHPGTTGTTDRPGGAR, encoded by the coding sequence ATGAGCGCGGCCGCCCGCGTGGCCGGGCTCTCGGTCCGCCTGCCCGTCTCCGGGGGGCGGTCCTGGGTGCACGCGGCCCACGCCGTGGACCTGGAGCTCCACACGGGTCGGGTGCATGCCCTGGTGGGCGAGTCCGGGTGCGGCAAGTCCATCCTGGCCAGCGTCCTCATCGGCCTGCTGCCCGCCGGCACGCAGGTGGCCGGCGCCCTCGAGATCGCCGGCCACACCCTCGACCCCACGGACGAGGCCCCCTGGCAGCACCTGCGCGGCCACCACGTCGGCCTGGTGCCGCAGTCCGCGGCCACGCTGCTGACGCCGACCCGACGGGTGGGGCCGCAGGTGGCCGAGACGCTGCGCGCGCTCTCCCCCGAGGCCCACGGGCTGCGGGGCCGGTCGCTCGATGCGCTGGTGGCCCGCCACCTGAAGCGGGTGGGGCTCACGGCCCGGGTGGCGCGGTTGTACCCGCACCAGCTCTCCGGCGGCATGGCCGCCCGGGTGGCCTACGTGCTGGCCACGGCCGGCCGCCCGGCGGTGCTGCTGGCCGACGAGCCCACCGCCAGCCTGGACGCCGAGAGCCGCGAGGCCGTGCTCGACCTGCTGCGGTCGGCCGCGGACGGCGGCGCCGCCGTGCTGCTGATCACCCACGACCTCGCGTCGCTCGGCGCCCGGACCGGACGGGTGGACGAGGTCTCGGTGATGTACGCCGGGCAGGTGGTCGACCACGGCCCGGCCGAGAGGCTGCTGGCCCCGCCCGGTCCCCCGCAGGCGCCGGACGACACCACGGGCCCGGACCCGGTGGCGCGCCACGCCTACACCCGCGCCCTGGTGTCCGCCCTGCCCCGGTACGGACTGCACCCCCTCGGGGGCGCGCCGCCCTCCCTGCTCGATGCGGTGACTCCCCCCTCCGTCGACGACCGCCTCGCAGCGGGCATGGGCCCGCACCCCGGCACCACCGGCACGACGGACCGCCCAGGAGGTGCCCGATGA